The Marinifilum sp. JC120 genome segment AAGATACAGACGGCAAGATTGATATTTTTGTGGCCGGAGTAGGCACAGGTGGAACACTCACCGGAGTCGGCACTGAATTGAAGAAGCGCAACCCGGAGATTAAGATTGTTGCGGTTGAGCCGGAAAAATCCCCGGTTCTTTCCGGCGGGACTGGCGGTCCGCATGGCATTCAGGGTATCGGGGCTGGATTTGTGCCTGATGTATTGCAGACTGAGGTGATCGACGAGATCGTTAAGGTTGCGGATGAGGATTCTATTGCCATGTCGCGTAGGCTCATTCAGGAAGAAGGAATTTTGTGCGGTATCTCAGCCGGGGCTGCGGCCCATGCGGCTGTGCAGATCGCAAGGCGTGAAGAAAACAAAGATAAACTTGTGGTGTTTGTGGTTCCCGATACCGGGGAGCGTTACTTAAGCACCGCGCTGTTTAAGGGGTAAGGTTCTAAAATGGTTAGTAAGATCGGCGGCTCCGTGCTGACGAAGGTCGTGGACGCTTTGTGCGAAGAAGAGTCATATCAGACTGTGTATCACATGCCTGAACATGACCGTCCCATGCCTTCAATTGCAGCATTGGGCGAGTTTGTGGAAAGGCTGCGGGCGGTTATTTTTCCCGGTTATTTCGGGGATTCCGAAATCCGTCCCGAAACTATGCGCTACCACATCGGGGGGAACCTTGATGCGGCTTACAGGATTCTGGAAGAACAGATTCTGCGCGGACATTGTTTTTTCTGCAAGGCCGATGAATTCAACTGTACCAACTGTGAGGCCGATGCCCAGCGCATTGCCTCGGAATTCATGCAAAAGCTGCCGGAAATTCGCCGTCTGCTCGCTACTGACGTGCAGGCTGCCTACGTGGGTGACCCTGCGTCCAAGAGTCCGGGCGAGACAATTTTTTGCTACCCCAGCATCATCGCCATGACCCATCACCGTATTGCCCATGAGCTGTATAAGCTGGACGTGGATCTCATTCCACGTATCATTGGTGAGATGGCCCACTCCAAGACCGGGATCGATATTCACCCCGGCGCACAAGTGGGCGAGCATTTCTTTATCGACCACGGCACCGGTACCGTGATCGGCGAAACCTGTATTATCGGACGTAACGTGCGCCTCTATCAGGGCGTGACCCTAGGGGCAAAGAGCTTTCCACAGGATGATTCCGGTAACCTGATTAAGGGTATCGCTCGTCATCCCATTGTAGAAGACGATGTCATTGTCTATTCCGGGGCAACAATCCTCGGAAGGGTGACCATCGGCGAAGGCTCGGTCATCGGCGGTAACGTCTGGGTGACCAAGTCAGTGGATGCGGGGGCGAGACTTCTTCAGAGATAGCACTTTCATTTTTGCAAATATAAAACGGGAGAATCGAGCAATCGATTCTCCCGTTTTTATTTTCGTATTCAAAAGATTTAATTCAGCATCATATCCAAAACTTCATCGCTTTTATTTTTTTTGGGCTTCGGTCTTGGCTTAGGGGCAGGGGGCGGAGTCTGCTGTTGTTGTGTTGTTGTAGATTGGCTTGAAGCCTGCGAAGAGGACGAGCCGGATGAACCTTTACCTGAGAAGTAGAAATCACCGACCAGTGAGGAGGATTCCCATGGAACCTGCTTGCGGCTGGTGTCTTTGATTACGCCTTGGCGGACTTTTTTGAAGAATTGCTCAATGGTCACGCCCTTGCGGTTCATGTTGCTGAGCATGTGGGTCACGTAGGGGCTGTTGTTGCCGCGGCCATCAAGGGCGGTTTTACCTGGAGCTGTCGCAAAGGCGATAAATGATCCGGTGGGGGCATCCATCTGGGCTAGGCCATTGCGCATGGAGCGGAAGCTGCGTTTGAAGGGGTTGTTGCGGCAGGCATCGAGGATGACGATGTTCATGCGGTTTCCGGCATCTTCCATTTTGGCCAACACCTTTCCGGCATCGATTGCTTCATACTGCACATCGGACTGTCCCTGAATGGACATGCCTAGCGGGCAGAGGTAGTTGATTCCGTTGACCTGTAATCCGTGTCCTGAAAAGTAAAACAATCCCACATCATAATTTTTGAGCTTGCGCCCGAAATCATCAATAGCTCTGCCCATGTTGGTCCGGTCGGCGTTCTTAATCAGCATGACATCAAAGCCTGCATTTTTAAGTGAACGGTTCATGGCAATAACGTCATTGACCGGGTTTTTCAGTGCGCCGATCTTTTGGTATGCTGAGTTGCCGATGAGCAGGGCCAGCCGTTTCTGGGCCAGACAGTCGCTGGCAGAAAGCAGCATGATCGACATGGCAGCCATGAAAAAAGTGCAGAACAGCTTGAGTGAGAATGTTTTTTTCATTTAGGAACCCCCTTCAAAATGTAAGTGCTTTTTTCTTTATACCATAACTTGATGGAAAGAAAAAATAAAAGCACTGCCAAAGAAAAGGGACATGAAGAAAATCCAAAGAGGTTGCAGGAAAAAGCAGACCAGCCCGACAATTTTTACCCAGCCGTGAACCCCGCCGGTATCGCGCATGATTACCGAAGCTCCGCCAACCGGGGCGGTTGATTTGATGGCTCCGATTTTTGCTGTGGTGTCGCGGTAATAGAAAAAGTTCGCGCTCAGTCCGTATCCGATTTGGGCAATGAAATTTCCGAAGGGCAGGAAGCCTACCAAGAAGGTGACTGCGGCCCAGAAGTACATTTTGCGGTACAAAAACCACCAGAAACCGAACAAAAAGGCGGGCCAGTGCCATGTTATGGTGAAACCGTCATGCAACTGCTGGAATTTGGCAAAGTTAAAAAGGTATTTGCCCGCATTGGGGCCAATGTATTCTTGGTAATCTTGTGAAGTGATCATTTCCATGTTTTTTAATCTCCTGAGCCTTTAATGCCGTAGCTTGAGCTAATTGGCAACCAGACGGCTGATAAAGCACCTGCTGCGTATCACTCTTTTTGACATTTATATGATAATAGACTAACGAAATTTGGTTCCACGCTCCGTGCCGGGGGCGGACTACCAATATCAGCATTCCCCGGAAATTCGCAAAGAGAAGAAAAATGGCAAAAATACAAAAAATCAAAGGCGTTGCAGACCTCTTTCCAGAGGATAGTGCAAGATATGCGTTCATGGAGAAGACCGCAAGAGATGTTTTCACCTCTTACGGTTTCGGCGAACTGAGGACTCCTATCCTCGAAAAGACCGAACTTTTCTGCCGCTCCATCGGTGAAGAAACCGATGTGGTCCAGAAAGAAATGTACACCTTCCCCGACCGCAAGGGCCGCTCTCTGACTATGCGCCCCGAAGCTACCGCCGGGGTTGTCCGCGCTTACGTGGAAAATAAAATCTACCAGCCGGGCAAGGTCAGCAAATTTTTCACCTTCGGTCCCATGTTCCGCTACGAAAGGCCGCAGGCCGGACGCATGCGCCAGTTTCACCAGATCAATGCCGAGGTCTTCGGTGCATCCGAGCCGCAGGCCGATGCCGAAGTTCTGCTTATGCTTTCCGGCTTCCTTAAAGGAATAGGTCTGGAAAAGCTTTCCTTTGAGCTGAACTCCCTTGGCTGCCCCGAATGTCGCCCAAAGTACAATCAGGCTTTGAAAGATTTCTTCAATTCCCTCGACAAGAGCGAACTTTGCGATGACTGCCAGCGCCGTGTGGATACCAATCCTCTGCGTGTGCTCGACTGCAAGGTCAAGAGATGTAAGGAGCTGACTAAGGATGCTCCCTCCATTCCCGACCATCTCTGCACAGAGTGCCGCGACCATTTTGATGTGGTCATCACTCTTATCGATGAAGCAGGTCTGGAATATACATTGAATCCCCGCCTTGTGCGCGGACTTGATTACTACCAGCGGACTACCTTCGAAGTGACTTCCGGTGATATCGGTGCCCAGACTGCGGTTGCAGGCGGTGGCCGTTATGACGGGCTGGTTGAAAGTCTCGGTGGCCCCAAGAAGGTATCTGGTATTGGTTTTGCCTGCGGAATGGAACGTCTTGCCATGCTGCTGGAAGGTGAGTACGAACCGTCCACTGATTTTTATGTAGCCCTTGTGGACGAAAGATCTGCCAAGGATTCACTTATCTTTGCTGAAAAGCTGCGTAGAAGCGGTCTTAAGGGCGAGGTTGGTTTCACTGCCAAGAGCATGAAAGCCCAGCTGCGTCATGCCAATAAAATAAACGCACAGAAGTGTTTCATCTTCGGTGCGGACGAATTTGAGAACGGAACGGTCACCATTAAGGATATGACCGAAGGCGGCGATCAGGAAACTGTAAGCCGTACCGAATATTTTAAGTAGAAATTCCAAATAATATCGGGAGAGACTAAACATGTCTGAACAGATTGAAGAACGCGATTACGACGAATACCGGGTGATTGAATCCCTCGGCGACTGGAAACGTACTCACAGCTGCAACCAGATCACCGCAGCAAATATGGGCGAAAAAGTCCTGATCATGGGTTGGGTTCAGTTCCGCCGCGATCACGGTGGCCTGATTTTCATCGACCTGCGTGACCGTGAAGGTCTTACTCAGGTTGTATTCAGCCCCGAGCACAACACTGAGGCCCACGAGCGCGCACATGCTATCCGCTCCGAGTACGTAGTAGCCATTAAAGGTGAAGTTCGTGAACGCCCCGAAGGTATGCGCAACACCAATCTGACCACCGGTGAGATCGAAATCGTTGTTGACGAGTGGAAGCTGCTCAACACTTCTGAGACTCCCCCGTTTGCCATTGAAGACCGCAGCGATGCTTCTGAAATGCTGCGCCTCAAATACCGTTTTCTGGACCTGCGCCGCCCCAGTCTTGCCAAGAACTTTATCCTGCGCAACAAGGCCGCTCAGTCCGTACGTCGTTACCTCGACAATCTCGGCTTTCTCGAAGTGGAAACTCCGGTTCTGACCAAGTCCACTCCTGAAGGCGCACGTGATTTCCTTGTGCCCAGCCGCATGAACAACGGCGATTTCTACGCTCTGCCGCAGTCCCCACAGCTTTTCAAGCAGATGCTCATGGTTTCCGGTCTGGACCGTTACTTCCAGATTGTTAAATGTTTCCGTGACGAAGATCTGCGTGCTGACCGTCAGCCCGAGTTCACTCAGATTGATATCGAGATGAGCTTTGTGGATGAAGAGCAGGTCATGGGCATGGCTGAAGATATGGTCCGTACTGTATTCACAGAAACCATCGAGACCGAACTTCCCGCAGCTTTCCCTCGCATGACTTACGCTGATGCCATGCGTGATTACGGTTGCGATAAGCCGGACGTTCGTTTCGACCTTAAGCTTCAGGAAGCCACTGACATCTTCAAGGGTTCCGACTTCAAGGTTTTTGCCAGCTCCGAGCTGATCAAGATTCTGCGTGTACCGAACGGTGCTCAGCTTTCCCGTAAGGAAATCGACGAGTTCACCAAGTTCGTTGAGATCTACGGTTCCAAGGGCCTTGCATGGATCAAGGTTAAGGAAGACGGCGAATGGCAGTCTCCCATTGTAAAATTCTTTTCCGAAGAAGAGTGCACCAAACTGCGTGAGCTTACTAATTGCCAGCCCGGTGATATCCTCTTTTTCCAGGCCGGAGCCGCAGACATCGTCAACGCCGCTCTCGCCGCTCTGCGTATCAAGCTCGGTGAACGTTTTGAACTCATTGATGAGTCCAAGTTCGCACCCCTGTGGGTTACCGACTTCCCGCTGCTTGAGTACACCCCCGAAGAAAAACGCTACGTTGCTCGTCACCATCCCTTTACTTCCCCACAGGACGGACAGATTGACGAGCTTGCTGAAAAGCCCGGCGAAGCTCTTGCCCGCGCTTACGATCTCGTAGTCAACGGTTACGAACTCGGTGGCGGTTCCATCCGTATCCACACTCCTGAAATGCAGGAGAAAATGTTTGCTGCTCTGGGTATCGACGAAGAAGAAGCCCGCGCGAAGTTCGGCTTCCTCATGGATGCGCTTCAGTTCGGTGCACCGCCGCATGGTGGTATTGCTTTTGGGCTGGACAGACTTATTATGATTCTGTGCGGAGCCAAATCCATCAGGGACGTTATCGCTTTCCCCAAAACTCAGAAAGCCACCTGCCTGATGACCGAAGCTCCTTCCGGAGTAGCCAGCACTCAGCTGCGTGATCTGGGTATTCGTTTGAGAGAAAAGAAAGAAGCATAAGAGTGCCTCCGGCGGCTTAAACCCTTTTGCAAAAGGGTTTAAGAATCCCAAAACCTTTTAGTAGGTTGTTTTTGGGGTAGCTTGGAGGATTGTGCTTGTTTGGCATAAAAAAACAGTTTTACGCTAACGATGGCGAAGCCCTAATAAAAGTTTTAGGAGAGTCCAGAGAACCCTTTTGCAAAAGGGTTCTTTGGTCCCCGAAGGGCCGCCGGAGGCATGAATATGAAATTAGAAATTTTAGCTTATCCTGAACCTTCTTTGAAGGAAGTTTGCGCAAGGGTTGAGGAAGTCACCCCTGAGCTGAAGGAAACCATCGATAACATGGTTGAGACCATGTACGATGACGACGGTGTGGGCCTTGCAGCTCCACAGGTCGGAATTCAGAAACGTCTTATTGTTATTGATCCTTCAGGTCCTAAAGAGCGCACTGATTTGCAGGTTATTATCAACCCTGAAATCGTTGAAAAGAGTAGCCAGAAGGTGGATTCCGAGGAAGCCTGCCTTTCCTGCCCCGCTTTCAAATGCGTGATCAAACGCCACGAGACAGTTACCGTCACCGGTACTGACCTTGAAGGTAACGATGTCCGTATTGAAGCTGATGATTTTCTCGCTATCGTGCTTCAGCATGAAATTGATCATCTGGATGGGACTCTCATTGTCGACCGTGTAGGCCGCCTGAAACGTGCAATGTACGATAAGAAGGTAAAAAAATGGCTGAAAAGCGCTGGAAAATAGTTTTCATGGGAACACCGGACTTTGCGTCCACCATTCTCGAATATCTCGTAGAATGGGACGGATGTGAAGTCATTGGCGCCTATACCCAGCCTGACCGCAAAAGTGGTCGTGGGCAGAAGGTGCATCATTCCCCAGTTAAAGAAGTTGCGTTGAAAAACGATATTCCCGTCTACCAGCCCTTGAATTTCAAGGACGAAAAGGACGTTGAAGAGTTGCGCGCTCTGGAGCCTGACTTTCTGGTGGTTGCGGCCTACGGGCTGATCCTGCCCCAGTCGGTGCTGGATATCCCCGCTGTAATGCCCATCAACGTGCATGCTTCCCTGCTGCCCAAGTATCGCGGTGCCGCGCCCATTCACCGGGCGGTTGCCAACGGTGATCACGCCACCGGGATCACTATCATGAAGATGGAAGCTGGTCTTGATACCGGCCCCATGCTCGTGCAGCAGGCCCTTGGTATTGCTTGGGACGATTACACCGGGAAAATTCATGATGAACTGGCTGACATGGGTGGGCCGTTGGTCATGGAAACCCTGCTGCGTTATCAGGATGGTCGTCTGACCGTCATGGAGCAGGACGATTCCATTGCCACCTACGCTGCAAAGCTGAGCAAGGAAGAAGGCTTGATCGATTGGAATCTTCCGGTCAAGGAAGTGCACAACAAGATCAGGGGCATGTCTCCGTGGCCCGGAGCCTACTACTTCTGGACTCCCGAAGGTAAAGATCCCATCCGCCTTGTACTTTCTCCCGGCAAGCCCGGTGATGAGGAAGTCGGGGATCATGCTCCTGGAACCATAGTCGGTGAATTTGACGGCATGCTCGGCATTGCCTGCAAAGATAAAATCTACCTCGCATCAAAGGTCAAACCTGCCGGAAAGAAAGAAATGGACGGCAAGGCTTTTGTCTGTGGTTACATGAATAAATGCTAATTTGGATCTAATAAATGAGTGTAGCAAAAGATAATAAAAAGCGTCTTTTCATCGGCCTGATCACCGGAACCTGTGTACTGCTTTGTGCTTTTCTGGGCCTGCTTTGGTATGTTCCTTATGCCGGACTGGATTCTTTCGGTGCGTGGGCCACGTGGAGTTGGGGGCTGTTCATTTTTGCACTCATCGTGCTGGTCGGCTGGGGGTATGTTGGTCTGCTTACCAATGTTGTGCTCCAGCGGACTTTCCCTTTCTCACAAAAAGCGCGTGGCTTGAGCGTTAAGCTTTTTCTGCCTCTGATGACCATTCTGGGCCGTGTCTTCGGGCTTTCAAAGCGCAAGATCCGGGGGTCTTTTATCAAGGTCAATAACGAGTTGGTCCTTTCCGAGGTCGGCCGTTTTGATCCTGCAAAGATCATGATTTTGACCCCGCACTGCTTGCAGGCCAGCCGCTGTGATATGCGCCTGACTTACGATATCAATAACTGTAAGCGTTGCGGTTTGTGTTCCATCAAGGGACTGCTTGAACTGCGTGATAAGTATGGAGTGCACTTCTATGTTGCCACCGGGGGCACAATTGCCCGCCGTCTGGTGGTACAGAACCGTCCGCGCATGATCATTGCTATTGCTTGCGAACGCGACCTTGCCAGCGGTATTCAGGATACTTATCCGCTTCCGGTTTATGGCGTGCTCAACGAACGCCCCAACGGCCCCTGCCTTGATACGCAGGTTGCCCTCATTGATGTAGAGAATGCGCTGCGCCGTTTCATCAAGGAAGACAAGCTTCCCGAAGATGCGGACAATAATGTGGCTTTGACCCCTCTTACCGGGCTTTAAGCCGGGAATTCGCTGATGAAGAAAAATATTTTGCCCGGCCCCAGAGGAATTGCCTTTGATTGTGTAACCCGTTCCCTTGACGGCGGAGCGGACGCACAGGCTGTTTTGGATGATGCTCTCACATCTTCAAAGATGGATGCGCGTGACCGTGGATTTGTAACTGAAATCCTCTACGGCTATCTGCGTATGCGTTTGAGGCTGCAATCAGTCCTCAGTTGTTTTCTTTCCCGTCCTGACGGCTTGCCGCAGCCAATAATGCGAGTGCTGGGCATGGCTGCTTATGAAATCCTGCATATGGATGTCCCTCCTTATGCGTCTGTGGACTGGGGTGTGGATTCCGCAAAGCGCCTTTCCCATGGCAAACTCGGCGGCTTGGCAAATGCTGTGCTGCGCAAGGTGGCCCGGTTGGCAGAAGACGGCGCAGATGAAGACTTTTTCCGTCGCCGTTGTGATTCCGAAATTGAATTTCTTTCCGCCTATTACTCCTGTCCTGAATGGATTGTAGAGCTTTGGGTGGACAGCTATGGCCGTGATAAGGCTGAGCAGTATCTGGAAGCCCAGATCTGCCCGCCCGCAGCAGGGTTTGTGCTTGATACCACAGACAGCAAGGCCAAAGCAGCAGCGGAGCAATTACTGAAAGAGGGCGACCATATCGCATCTGACGGTCAGGCTTTTGCTTTTTATTCCGGTTACTGGCCGTTGGCTTTTAAGGAAGTGAAAGAATTTGTGATCCGTCAGAGTTACGCTGCCCGCGAAGCTCTTGCCGTGCTGGAGCCTTCCAAGTGGCCTGTTCCGGTCTGGGATGCTTGTTCCGGGCGTGGCGGTAAATCAAGATTCCTTCATTCAAAGAAAATTTCACCCATTGTAGCCAGTGACCCTCATGCCAGAAGGCTGGCGGCATTAAAGAGGGATGTTCCTTCGGTGGCGGCTTTTCGTGCTTCGGCCATTAATCCGCCGCTGGCAAAAGAATCCATCGGCACAGCTTTGCTTGATGTGCCTTGTTCCGGGCTGGGAGTTCTTTCCCGCAGGCCGGATACCAAGTTTAAACGCACCCCGGATGATGTGCGTTCACTGATACAGCTGCAATCCCGTATTCTGGACAACAGTTGGGAAACTATACGCAAGGGCGGTCAGCTGGCCTACATCACCTGCACCCTCAACCCGGATGAGAACGAACGCCAGATCGCGGCATTTCTCAAACGGCACAAGGACGCAGTCCCGCTCAAGGAATGGACCACTCCTCCGGATTCGGAACTGCACGAATTTTTCTATTCAGCTTTGCTGGAAAAGAAGTAGATACAAAAACTCCCCTTTCATCAAATGCTGAAAGGGGAGTTTTTTTGTCTATGATGTAGTGTCTACGCTTGATCAGGATGATGTTTCTTTAGAAACTCAAGAAATTTTGCGGCCTCTGCGTGGTCTTTATTCAGGTCGAGTGCTTTTTGCAGGTGGCTGGAGCATTTGTCGAGCACTCCTTTTTCAAAATATGCACGGGCTATGTTGTAGTGCAGGTTTTCGTCGTTGCTGGTCATTTCAAGTGCCCGTTCATAATAATCGATGGCTTGATCCTGCATGCCTGTTTTACGCAGGTTGATTCCGAATTCGTTGAATAAATGTTTGTGCTCGGTCTGGAAGGCGGCATCCAGCTTGACCAGCCGGTTGAAAATATCGTTGGCCTTGTTGCTCTCCCCGCGTTCCATGTAAGTCAGCCCGAGACCGAAGTTGGCTTTGACGTTTTCCTCGTCCACATCCAGTGCGTTCTGGAATTCAAATTCAGCACTGTAGGTGGCTCCGGCCTGTCTTGCTTTTTCCCCACGCTCAATGGTGGTGCCCAGCTCTTTCATCTTGGGGTACACGGTGGAAACGTAGAATTCAGGTTCAGGTGAGTATTTGGAGAGGAACTCTTCCATGGTCACCACGGATTTGGGTCCGGCAGGAACGTAACTTGTGTTCAGGGCTTGAACTTCTACATTCTCAGGATTAAGTTCTTCAGCCATCCAATACATTTTGCTGATGGTCCGGCGCACTGTGGTGCCTGTCCCGATCTTTTGTACGTTCTGGCTGGAGAAGACACCCTTAATTGTCTGTCTATCTGTATTATGATCTGCCGCGGCCATTTGTTGTTCCTTTTGATTTCCTGAAATTTATGCGCACTATAGA includes the following:
- a CDS encoding serine acetyltransferase — translated: MVSKIGGSVLTKVVDALCEEESYQTVYHMPEHDRPMPSIAALGEFVERLRAVIFPGYFGDSEIRPETMRYHIGGNLDAAYRILEEQILRGHCFFCKADEFNCTNCEADAQRIASEFMQKLPEIRRLLATDVQAAYVGDPASKSPGETIFCYPSIIAMTHHRIAHELYKLDVDLIPRIIGEMAHSKTGIDIHPGAQVGEHFFIDHGTGTVIGETCIIGRNVRLYQGVTLGAKSFPQDDSGNLIKGIARHPIVEDDVIVYSGATILGRVTIGEGSVIGGNVWVTKSVDAGARLLQR
- a CDS encoding caspase family protein; amino-acid sequence: MKKTFSLKLFCTFFMAAMSIMLLSASDCLAQKRLALLIGNSAYQKIGALKNPVNDVIAMNRSLKNAGFDVMLIKNADRTNMGRAIDDFGRKLKNYDVGLFYFSGHGLQVNGINYLCPLGMSIQGQSDVQYEAIDAGKVLAKMEDAGNRMNIVILDACRNNPFKRSFRSMRNGLAQMDAPTGSFIAFATAPGKTALDGRGNNSPYVTHMLSNMNRKGVTIEQFFKKVRQGVIKDTSRKQVPWESSSLVGDFYFSGKGSSGSSSSQASSQSTTTQQQQTPPPAPKPRPKPKKNKSDEVLDMMLN
- a CDS encoding DUF2628 domain-containing protein; protein product: MEMITSQDYQEYIGPNAGKYLFNFAKFQQLHDGFTITWHWPAFLFGFWWFLYRKMYFWAAVTFLVGFLPFGNFIAQIGYGLSANFFYYRDTTAKIGAIKSTAPVGGASVIMRDTGGVHGWVKIVGLVCFFLQPLWIFFMSLFFGSAFIFSFHQVMV
- a CDS encoding histidine--tRNA ligase — encoded protein: MAKIQKIKGVADLFPEDSARYAFMEKTARDVFTSYGFGELRTPILEKTELFCRSIGEETDVVQKEMYTFPDRKGRSLTMRPEATAGVVRAYVENKIYQPGKVSKFFTFGPMFRYERPQAGRMRQFHQINAEVFGASEPQADAEVLLMLSGFLKGIGLEKLSFELNSLGCPECRPKYNQALKDFFNSLDKSELCDDCQRRVDTNPLRVLDCKVKRCKELTKDAPSIPDHLCTECRDHFDVVITLIDEAGLEYTLNPRLVRGLDYYQRTTFEVTSGDIGAQTAVAGGGRYDGLVESLGGPKKVSGIGFACGMERLAMLLEGEYEPSTDFYVALVDERSAKDSLIFAEKLRRSGLKGEVGFTAKSMKAQLRHANKINAQKCFIFGADEFENGTVTIKDMTEGGDQETVSRTEYFK
- the aspS gene encoding aspartate--tRNA ligase; this encodes MSEQIEERDYDEYRVIESLGDWKRTHSCNQITAANMGEKVLIMGWVQFRRDHGGLIFIDLRDREGLTQVVFSPEHNTEAHERAHAIRSEYVVAIKGEVRERPEGMRNTNLTTGEIEIVVDEWKLLNTSETPPFAIEDRSDASEMLRLKYRFLDLRRPSLAKNFILRNKAAQSVRRYLDNLGFLEVETPVLTKSTPEGARDFLVPSRMNNGDFYALPQSPQLFKQMLMVSGLDRYFQIVKCFRDEDLRADRQPEFTQIDIEMSFVDEEQVMGMAEDMVRTVFTETIETELPAAFPRMTYADAMRDYGCDKPDVRFDLKLQEATDIFKGSDFKVFASSELIKILRVPNGAQLSRKEIDEFTKFVEIYGSKGLAWIKVKEDGEWQSPIVKFFSEEECTKLRELTNCQPGDILFFQAGAADIVNAALAALRIKLGERFELIDESKFAPLWVTDFPLLEYTPEEKRYVARHHPFTSPQDGQIDELAEKPGEALARAYDLVVNGYELGGGSIRIHTPEMQEKMFAALGIDEEEARAKFGFLMDALQFGAPPHGGIAFGLDRLIMILCGAKSIRDVIAFPKTQKATCLMTEAPSGVASTQLRDLGIRLREKKEA
- the def gene encoding peptide deformylase, coding for MKLEILAYPEPSLKEVCARVEEVTPELKETIDNMVETMYDDDGVGLAAPQVGIQKRLIVIDPSGPKERTDLQVIINPEIVEKSSQKVDSEEACLSCPAFKCVIKRHETVTVTGTDLEGNDVRIEADDFLAIVLQHEIDHLDGTLIVDRVGRLKRAMYDKKVKKWLKSAGK
- a CDS encoding methionyl-tRNA formyltransferase, giving the protein MAEKRWKIVFMGTPDFASTILEYLVEWDGCEVIGAYTQPDRKSGRGQKVHHSPVKEVALKNDIPVYQPLNFKDEKDVEELRALEPDFLVVAAYGLILPQSVLDIPAVMPINVHASLLPKYRGAAPIHRAVANGDHATGITIMKMEAGLDTGPMLVQQALGIAWDDYTGKIHDELADMGGPLVMETLLRYQDGRLTVMEQDDSIATYAAKLSKEEGLIDWNLPVKEVHNKIRGMSPWPGAYYFWTPEGKDPIRLVLSPGKPGDEEVGDHAPGTIVGEFDGMLGIACKDKIYLASKVKPAGKKEMDGKAFVCGYMNKC
- a CDS encoding DUF116 domain-containing protein, producing MSVAKDNKKRLFIGLITGTCVLLCAFLGLLWYVPYAGLDSFGAWATWSWGLFIFALIVLVGWGYVGLLTNVVLQRTFPFSQKARGLSVKLFLPLMTILGRVFGLSKRKIRGSFIKVNNELVLSEVGRFDPAKIMILTPHCLQASRCDMRLTYDINNCKRCGLCSIKGLLELRDKYGVHFYVATGGTIARRLVVQNRPRMIIAIACERDLASGIQDTYPLPVYGVLNERPNGPCLDTQVALIDVENALRRFIKEDKLPEDADNNVALTPLTGL
- a CDS encoding tetratricopeptide repeat protein; the encoded protein is MAAADHNTDRQTIKGVFSSQNVQKIGTGTTVRRTISKMYWMAEELNPENVEVQALNTSYVPAGPKSVVTMEEFLSKYSPEPEFYVSTVYPKMKELGTTIERGEKARQAGATYSAEFEFQNALDVDEENVKANFGLGLTYMERGESNKANDIFNRLVKLDAAFQTEHKHLFNEFGINLRKTGMQDQAIDYYERALEMTSNDENLHYNIARAYFEKGVLDKCSSHLQKALDLNKDHAEAAKFLEFLKKHHPDQA